From Etheostoma cragini isolate CJK2018 chromosome 14, CSU_Ecrag_1.0, whole genome shotgun sequence, the proteins below share one genomic window:
- the cx30.9 gene encoding connexin 30.9, translating into MNWNTLEGLIGGVNKYSTAFGRIWLSMVFIFRVLVFVVAVQRAWGDEMKDFTCNTAQPGCTNVCFNFIFPISHVHLWALQLIFITCPSLMVVGHVHYREKKDLEYSTMHNGAHLYANPGRKRGGLWWTYLASLILKAGLDAGFLYILYYVYKGYDMPRLSKCSLEPCPNTVDCYTSRPTEKKIFTIFMVVSSVLCILMCICEMIYLIFKRLLKAFSMKTQARRMSAENHEMTPLTASSSGFRSKKPIRVDPTVSIQNLNNIATEEWPSKKM; encoded by the exons ATGAACTGGAATACATTGGAGGGATTAATCGGTGGGGTCAACAAGTATTCCACCGCGTTTGGCCGGATCTGGCTCTCCATGGTCTTCATCTTCCGGGTGTTAGTGTTCGTGGTCGCGGTCCAACGAGCGTGGGGCGACGAAATGAAGGACTTTACCTGCAACACGGCCCAGCCGGGCTGCACTAACGTGTGCTTCAACTTCATCTTCCCCATCTCCCATGTCCACCTGTGGGCCCTGCAGCTCATATTCATCACCTGTCCGTCACTGATGGTGGTAGGCCACGTCCATTATCGCGAGAAGAAAGACTTGGAGTACTCCACCATGCACAATGGTGCCCATCTGTACGCCAACCCTGGGAGGAAACGTGGGGGGTTGTGGTGGACATACCTG GCAAGTCTGATTTTGAAGGCAGGCCTTGACGCTGGCTTCCTCTACATCCTGTACTACGTTTACAAAGGCTACGACATGCCCCGTCTGTCCAAGTGCTCCCTGGAGCCATGCCCCAACACTGTGGACTGCTACACATCGCGTCCCACTGAGAAGAAAATCTTCACCATATTCATGGTTGTCTCCTCTGTTCTCTGCATCTTGATGTGTATCTGTGAGATGATTTACCTCATCTTCAAGCGTTTGCTGAAAGCCTTTAGTATGAAGACGCAAGCACGGAGGATGTCAGCAGAAAATCACGAGATGACGCCACTGACAGCATCCAGCTCAGGGTTCAGATCCAAAAAACCGATCAGAGTGGATCCTACAGTCTCCATCCAAAATCTCAATAACATCGCGACTGAGGAGTGGCCATCTaagaaaatgtga